In Rhodocyclaceae bacterium, a single genomic region encodes these proteins:
- the alaS gene encoding alanine--tRNA ligase, translating to MTANEIRAKFLQYFEQQGHTVVRSSSLVPGNDPTLLFVNSGMVQFKDVFLGTDKRAYTKATTSQRSVRAGGKHNDLENVGYTARHHTFFEMLGNFSFGDYFKREAIHHAWTLLTSVYQLPKDKLWVTVYHTDDEAFTIWKDEIGVPVERIVRIGDNKGAPYASDNFWQMADTGPCGPCSEIFFDHGPEVEGGPPGSPDADGDRYIEIWNLVFMQFNRDEAGNMNPLPKPSVDTGMGLERIAAVLQHVHSNYEIDLFQALIGAAARETGTKDLEANSLKVIADHIRACAFLIVDGVIPGSEGRGYVLRRIIRRALRHGYKLGQQKPFFHRLVGPLVEQMGEAYPELVQEATRVEQVLKAEEERFGETLENGMRILEGALTREDNVLDGEMVFTLYDTFGFPVDLTADIARERGKTVDIAGFEQAMSRQREQARAAGKFKSAAAVAYSGDKTRFKGYDTLESEGRVVALYVGGTAVDKVGAGDTAIIVLDETPFYAESGGQVGDVGELVGASGTFTVDDTTKIQPDVFGHHGKIMTGSIAIGETLGARVDIVARSRAAANHSATHLMHAALRKVLGAHVQQKGSLVDADRTRFDFSHDRPMSADEIAAVEVLVNTEIRRNTAVGARVMKYDDAIKAGAMALFGEKYGDEVRVLSMGGDRSAAFSTELCGGTHVSRTGDIGFFKVLMEGGVAAGIRRVEAVTGEGSLAHVQRIDRSLSEMASVLRTSPAELQARVGQVLDQVRMLEKELGRLKSKMASSQGEDLFTRAVDVKGIKVLAVSLDTGDAKALRETMDKLKDKLKSAVIVLGGTADGKVTLIAGVTPDLVGKVKAGEVVNFVAQQVGGKGGGRADMAQAGGTEPAKLPQALAAVEAWVGERL from the coding sequence ATGACAGCCAACGAGATCCGGGCGAAGTTCCTCCAGTACTTCGAGCAGCAGGGGCACACCGTCGTGCGTTCGTCGAGCCTGGTGCCCGGCAACGACCCGACCCTGCTGTTCGTCAACAGCGGCATGGTGCAGTTCAAGGACGTTTTCCTCGGCACCGACAAGCGGGCGTATACGAAGGCGACCACTTCGCAGCGCTCGGTGCGCGCTGGTGGCAAGCACAACGACCTCGAGAACGTCGGCTACACGGCCCGGCACCATACCTTCTTCGAGATGCTGGGCAACTTCAGTTTCGGCGACTACTTCAAGCGCGAGGCGATCCACCATGCGTGGACGCTGCTGACCAGCGTCTACCAGTTGCCCAAGGACAAGCTGTGGGTCACCGTCTACCACACGGACGACGAGGCCTTCACGATCTGGAAGGATGAGATCGGCGTGCCGGTCGAACGTATCGTGCGCATCGGCGACAACAAGGGTGCGCCTTATGCGTCGGACAACTTCTGGCAGATGGCCGATACCGGTCCCTGCGGTCCGTGCAGCGAGATCTTCTTCGACCACGGCCCGGAGGTCGAAGGTGGTCCGCCGGGGTCGCCCGACGCGGATGGCGATCGCTACATCGAGATATGGAACCTGGTGTTCATGCAGTTCAACCGCGACGAGGCGGGCAACATGAACCCGCTGCCCAAGCCCTCGGTCGATACCGGCATGGGCCTGGAGCGGATCGCAGCGGTGCTGCAGCATGTGCACAGCAACTACGAGATCGACCTGTTCCAGGCGCTGATCGGCGCGGCTGCGCGCGAGACGGGCACGAAGGATCTCGAAGCAAACTCGTTGAAGGTGATCGCCGACCACATCCGCGCCTGTGCGTTCCTGATCGTCGACGGGGTCATCCCCGGAAGCGAGGGCCGCGGCTATGTGCTGCGCCGCATCATCCGGCGCGCGCTGCGCCACGGCTACAAGCTCGGGCAGCAGAAGCCGTTCTTCCATCGCCTGGTCGGCCCGCTGGTCGAGCAGATGGGCGAGGCCTACCCTGAACTGGTACAAGAGGCCACGCGGGTCGAGCAGGTACTGAAGGCCGAAGAGGAGCGTTTCGGCGAAACCCTCGAGAACGGCATGCGAATCCTCGAAGGCGCGCTCACCCGCGAGGACAATGTGCTCGACGGCGAGATGGTGTTCACGCTGTATGACACCTTCGGTTTTCCGGTGGACCTGACCGCGGACATCGCGCGTGAGCGTGGCAAGACGGTCGATATCGCCGGCTTCGAGCAGGCGATGAGCCGGCAGCGCGAGCAGGCGCGGGCGGCGGGCAAGTTCAAGTCGGCTGCGGCGGTCGCGTATTCCGGCGACAAGACCCGTTTCAAGGGATACGACACGCTCGAGTCCGAGGGCAGGGTGGTGGCGCTGTACGTCGGCGGCACGGCGGTGGACAAGGTGGGTGCTGGTGACACGGCGATCATCGTGCTCGACGAGACGCCGTTCTATGCCGAGTCCGGTGGCCAGGTGGGCGATGTCGGCGAACTGGTCGGCGCCTCCGGCACGTTCACGGTCGACGACACGACGAAGATCCAGCCGGACGTGTTCGGCCACCATGGCAAGATCATGACCGGTTCGATCGCGATCGGCGAGACGCTCGGTGCGCGGGTCGACATCGTCGCGCGTTCGCGGGCGGCAGCCAACCATTCGGCCACGCACCTGATGCATGCGGCGCTGCGCAAGGTGCTCGGCGCGCATGTGCAGCAGAAGGGCTCGCTGGTCGATGCCGACCGCACCCGGTTCGACTTTTCGCACGACAGGCCGATGAGCGCCGACGAGATCGCGGCGGTCGAGGTGCTGGTCAATACCGAGATCCGCCGCAACACGGCGGTCGGCGCACGCGTGATGAAGTACGACGATGCGATCAAGGCTGGTGCGATGGCCCTGTTCGGCGAGAAGTACGGCGACGAGGTGCGGGTGCTGTCGATGGGCGGCGACAGGTCGGCTGCGTTCTCGACCGAACTGTGTGGTGGTACCCACGTGTCCCGCACCGGTGACATCGGCTTCTTCAAGGTACTGATGGAAGGTGGCGTGGCGGCCGGCATCCGCCGGGTCGAGGCGGTCACGGGCGAAGGCTCTCTAGCCCACGTGCAGCGGATCGACCGTTCGCTGTCCGAGATGGCGTCGGTGCTCAGGACCAGCCCGGCCGAACTGCAGGCGCGCGTGGGGCAGGTGCTCGACCAGGTGCGGATGCTCGAGAAGGAACTCGGCCGGCTGAAGTCGAAGATGGCTTCGTCGCAGGGCGAGGACCTCTTCACGCGCGCGGTCGACGTCAAGGGCATCAAGGTGCTGGCCGTGTCGCTCGATACCGGCGATGCAAAGGCGCTGCGCGAGACGATGGACAAGCTGAAGGACAAGCTGAAGTCGGCGGTGATCGTGCTCGGTGGCACCGCGGACGGCAAGGTCACGCTGATCGCCGGCGTGACCCCGGATCTCGTCGGCAAGGTGAAGGCGGGCGAAGTCGTGAACTTCGTCGCACAGCAGGTCGGCGGCAAGGGCGGCGGCCGGGCCGACATGGCACAGGCGGGCGGAACCGAACCGGCGAAACTGCCGCAGGCGCTGGCTGCGGTCGAGGCCTGGGTGGGGGAACGGCTGTAG
- the recX gene encoding recombination regulator RecX — protein sequence MPPRPPLSLRGRALGYLARREHSRAELLAKLRRHAGPDDDIDALLDDFVARGWLSEKRLVEQVVNHSQRFGAARVLNDLRRRGVDPTLVGEAAPALRQGELAIARDVWRRKFGTAPADAKDRMRQIRFLRTRGFSGATIAQVLKDRSIDEEPDDPLD from the coding sequence TTGCCGCCTCGTCCACCGCTTTCGCTGCGCGGCCGGGCGCTCGGCTACCTGGCGCGCCGCGAGCATTCCCGGGCGGAACTGCTCGCCAAGCTAAGGCGGCATGCCGGCCCCGATGACGACATCGACGCGCTGCTCGACGATTTCGTCGCCCGCGGCTGGCTGTCGGAGAAGCGCCTGGTCGAGCAGGTGGTCAACCATTCGCAGCGTTTCGGTGCAGCCCGGGTGCTCAACGACCTGCGTCGCCGCGGGGTCGATCCGACCCTCGTCGGGGAAGCCGCCCCAGCCCTGAGGCAGGGCGAACTGGCCATCGCCAGGGATGTCTGGCGGCGCAAGTTCGGTACTGCTCCAGCCGATGCGAAAGACCGCATGCGGCAGATCCGGTTCCTGCGCACGCGTGGCTTCAGCGGAGCCACCATCGCCCAGGTGCTGAAGGATCGTTCGATCGATGAAGAGCCGGACGATCCGCTCGACTGA
- the recA gene encoding recombinase RecA gives MDTNKQKALVAALSQIEKQFGKGSIMKLGTAEVNKEIDVVSTGSLGLDLALGIGGLPRGRIVEIYGPESSGKTTLTLQAIAEMQKLGGTAAFIDAEHALDPQYARKLGVQIEDLLISQPDSGEQALEIADMLVRSGSVDIVVIDSVAALTPKAEIEGDMGDQLPGLQARLMSQALRKLTANIKRSNTLVIFINQIRMKIGVMFGSPETTTGGNALKFYASVRLDIRRIGSIKKGEEVIGAETRVKVVKNKMAPPFRQAEFDILYGEGISRHGEIVELGVLHKIVDKAGAWYSYNGERIGQGKDNARDYLREHNELAMEIEGKIRAAVSTPSLVDEVEDDEEEEA, from the coding sequence ATGGATACCAACAAGCAGAAGGCACTGGTCGCAGCCCTTTCGCAGATCGAGAAGCAGTTCGGCAAAGGGTCGATCATGAAGCTCGGCACAGCCGAGGTGAACAAGGAGATCGACGTGGTCTCCACCGGATCGCTCGGCCTCGACCTCGCGCTCGGCATCGGCGGGCTGCCGCGCGGCCGGATCGTCGAGATCTATGGCCCTGAATCCTCCGGCAAGACCACGCTGACGCTGCAGGCGATTGCCGAAATGCAGAAGCTCGGCGGCACTGCGGCGTTCATCGACGCCGAGCATGCGCTCGATCCCCAGTACGCCCGCAAGCTCGGCGTGCAGATCGAAGATCTGCTGATCTCCCAGCCCGACAGCGGCGAACAGGCGCTCGAGATCGCAGACATGCTCGTGCGCTCCGGCTCGGTCGACATCGTGGTCATCGACTCGGTTGCGGCGCTGACGCCGAAGGCCGAGATCGAAGGCGACATGGGCGATCAGCTTCCTGGCCTGCAGGCCCGCCTGATGTCCCAGGCGCTGCGCAAGCTCACCGCGAACATCAAGCGCTCCAACACGCTGGTGATCTTCATCAACCAGATCCGGATGAAGATCGGCGTGATGTTCGGCAGCCCGGAGACCACCACCGGCGGCAATGCACTCAAGTTCTACGCGTCGGTGCGCCTCGATATCCGCCGCATCGGCTCGATCAAGAAGGGCGAGGAAGTGATCGGTGCCGAGACCCGGGTCAAGGTCGTCAAGAACAAGATGGCGCCGCCGTTCCGCCAGGCCGAATTCGACATCCTCTACGGGGAGGGCATCTCGCGCCATGGCGAGATTGTCGAGCTCGGCGTGTTGCACAAGATCGTCGACAAGGCCGGTGCCTGGTACAGCTACAACGGCGAGCGCATCGGTCAGGGCAAGGACAACGCCCGCGATTACCTCCGCGAGCACAACGAACTCGCGATGGAGATCGAAGGCAAGATCCGCGCGGCCGTCAGCACACCCTCGCTCGTCGACGAAGTCGAGGACGACGAAGAAGAAGAGGCCTGA